From a region of the Tenggerimyces flavus genome:
- a CDS encoding ECF transporter S component, whose translation MNVLALRKRSLAALVLASLVGVVAFGWPFFADPASTLSSHSGDAPYLFVVLLPLIVAVVLAELTEGGMDAKSVALLGVLAAVGAALRVLSPATIGFEPAFFLLLLAGRVFGAGFGFALGALIILSSSLVMGGVGPWMPFQMFGLGWVGLMAGLLPPATGWPERWMLAGYAAVTGFAYGALLNLWFWPFASYLAPGLAYEPGASVWTNVVHYGAFYVTTSLAWDTTRAVLNGVLVLLAGRPILAVLRRAARRAAFEAPVRFSP comes from the coding sequence GTGAACGTCCTCGCCCTGCGCAAGCGCTCGCTCGCGGCGCTGGTCCTCGCGTCCCTGGTCGGTGTCGTGGCGTTCGGCTGGCCGTTCTTCGCCGACCCGGCGAGTACGTTGTCCAGCCACTCCGGCGACGCGCCGTACCTGTTCGTCGTCCTGCTCCCGCTCATCGTCGCGGTCGTGCTCGCCGAGCTCACCGAGGGCGGGATGGACGCGAAGAGCGTTGCGCTGTTGGGCGTTCTCGCGGCGGTCGGCGCTGCTCTGCGGGTGCTGAGCCCGGCGACGATCGGCTTCGAACCGGCGTTCTTCCTGCTGCTGTTGGCCGGACGGGTCTTCGGCGCGGGCTTCGGCTTCGCGCTCGGCGCGCTGATCATCCTGTCCAGCTCGCTGGTGATGGGCGGGGTCGGGCCGTGGATGCCGTTCCAGATGTTCGGGCTCGGCTGGGTCGGGCTGATGGCCGGACTGCTGCCGCCTGCCACCGGGTGGCCGGAGCGGTGGATGCTGGCGGGGTATGCAGCGGTGACCGGGTTCGCGTACGGCGCGCTGCTCAACCTGTGGTTCTGGCCGTTCGCGTCCTACCTGGCGCCGGGGCTGGCGTACGAGCCCGGTGCGTCGGTGTGGACGAACGTCGTGCACTACGGCGCGTTCTACGTGACGACGTCGCTGGCGTGGGACACGACGCGGGCGGTGCTGAACGGGGTGCTCGTCCTGCTCGCCGGCCGGCCGATTCTCGCCGTGCTGCGGCGGGCGGCGCGGCGGGCCGCCTTCGAAGCCCCCGTCAGGTTCTCACCATGA
- a CDS encoding ATP-dependent Clp protease proteolytic subunit: MDATSFDGYIQSQLFERRIVLARGTIDDAMATNLAAQLLTLDANADEPIQLHLSSPGGDLGAALTLADTIKVLAADLTVTAVGEVSGAAIAVLAASPRRTGYPHARFGLKEPESGQLTGTATDLGTHAQEYLRQRGNLVDLIAEATGRQPESVDEDLRKGRFLSAEEAVGYGLIQRVMVRT, from the coding sequence ATGGACGCGACGAGCTTCGACGGCTACATCCAGAGCCAGCTCTTCGAGCGCCGCATCGTGCTCGCCCGCGGCACGATCGACGACGCCATGGCCACGAACCTGGCCGCCCAGCTGCTCACCCTCGACGCGAACGCGGACGAGCCGATCCAGCTGCACCTGTCCAGCCCCGGCGGCGACCTCGGCGCCGCGCTCACCCTCGCCGACACGATCAAGGTCCTCGCGGCCGACCTCACGGTCACGGCGGTCGGCGAGGTCAGCGGCGCGGCGATCGCCGTTCTCGCCGCCAGTCCGAGGCGAACGGGCTACCCGCACGCCCGCTTCGGCTTGAAGGAGCCCGAGAGCGGGCAGCTCACCGGCACCGCCACCGACCTCGGCACGCACGCGCAGGAGTACCTCCGCCAGCGCGGCAACCTCGTCGACCTGATCGCCGAGGCCACCGGCCGCCAGCCCGAGAGCGTGGACGAAGACCTGCGCAAGGGCCGCTTCCTGTCCGCCGAGGAGGCCGTCGGCTACGGGCTGATCCAGCGGGTCATGGTGAGAACCTGA
- a CDS encoding helix-turn-helix domain-containing protein, with protein sequence MDDRLPVMPGFREMARRRRELGRELVELRRESGLSQTQVAARMGTSQSAVARMEAGDVDVRMSTLERYAAAVGQSLDVRLKGRE encoded by the coding sequence ATGGACGATCGACTGCCGGTGATGCCGGGGTTCCGGGAGATGGCGCGGCGGCGGCGTGAGCTGGGCCGGGAGCTGGTCGAGCTGCGGCGCGAGTCCGGCCTCTCGCAGACCCAGGTCGCCGCTCGGATGGGCACCTCGCAGTCCGCCGTCGCCCGCATGGAAGCCGGTGACGTGGACGTACGCATGTCGACGCTCGAACGCTACGCGGCCGCTGTCGGGCAGTCGCTCGACGTCCGCCTCAAGGGCAGGGAGTGA